From Syntrophobacterales bacterium:
GCATTGTTGCCGGTACGGCGAGATCAATGGGGATTGAAATTATCTAAGCTTTTTATTTGAGGTTTGATCATGGCGAAAAGGGGCAAGAAATATTCAGCGGCGAGGCAGAAAATCGATGCAGCCAATCGCTACGCTGTACAGGAGGCAATGGAGCTCGTAGTGGGAGCGACAACGGCAAAATTTGACGAGACCGTTGATGCGGCAATCAGGTTGGGAGTAAATCCCGCGCACGCGGATCAGATGGTACGGGGTTCGGTTGTTCTTCCGAACGGTTTGGGAAAAAAGGTGCGGGTGCTGGTCTTTGCCAAGGGCGATAAGGAAAAAGAGGCTCTGGATGCCGGCGCCGATTTTGTAGGGGCGGATGACATAGTTGAAAAGATCAAAGGCGGCTGGCTGGATTTCGATCGGGTTATCGCCACGCCTGACATGATGGGAAACGTCGGCAAGCTGGGCAAGATCCTTGGCCCCCGCGGCCTGATGCCGAACCCGAAGGTCGGGACTGTCACCTTTGATGTGGCCAACGCGGTGGCTGAGCTGAAGGCGGGTCGGGTCGAGTTTCGCGTCGAAAAGGCGGGGATAGTCCATTGTCCGGTCGGAAAGGTGTCGTTTGGCGCCGAAAAGCTCAAAGAGAACTTCATGGCTTTGCTGGAGATGGTTCAGAAGCTGAAGCCGGCCTCGAGCAAGGGCATTTACCTGCGCAGCATTTCCCTTTCTTCGGTAATGGGGCCAGGGGTAAAGGTAGATCCGCTTTCGGTTCGCAATCTCTAAACCGGATTTATGGGCGGATAACTTTTTAATATTGTGTCTGAGACAGCGGGTACGTTACGTTTAAACATTTGCGGTTGGCCTGCCGAGGCATTGGGATGAGCGGTTGTTTATCGAACCGGAGAGTATCCTGTATGTTGCTTGTGTTCTCTGACTCTAACAAGGCTTCGTTTTGAAGCGGGGAAGTAAAAAAGGAAGGAGGCTGAATATTGGATCGGGGAACTAAAGAGCAAATTGCTGCTGAGCTGCACGAAAGACTGAAGGATTTCAAGATAGCCGTTTTAGCCGGTTACAGCGGGATGGATGTGGCGAAAATGACGGCGCTGAGGGTGGCGCTGCGCAAGTCGAATGTTGAGTTGCGGGTTGTCAAGAATACGCTTCTGTCCATTGCGTCCCGGGGGACCGAGTTAAGCGTCTTGGAGGATCAGTTTCGCGGACCTCTGACGGTGGCGATCGCCCACGGCGATGAGGTTGACGCAACCAAGACGCTGATCGATTTCGCCAAGAAAAACGAGAAGCTTCAGATAAAGGCCGCGGTTATGGGTGGAAGAGCGCTCACTGC
This genomic window contains:
- the rplA gene encoding 50S ribosomal protein L1, with amino-acid sequence MAKRGKKYSAARQKIDAANRYAVQEAMELVVGATTAKFDETVDAAIRLGVNPAHADQMVRGSVVLPNGLGKKVRVLVFAKGDKEKEALDAGADFVGADDIVEKIKGGWLDFDRVIATPDMMGNVGKLGKILGPRGLMPNPKVGTVTFDVANAVAELKAGRVEFRVEKAGIVHCPVGKVSFGAEKLKENFMALLEMVQKLKPASSKGIYLRSISLSSVMGPGVKVDPLSVRNL
- the rplJ gene encoding 50S ribosomal protein L10 codes for the protein MDRGTKEQIAAELHERLKDFKIAVLAGYSGMDVAKMTALRVALRKSNVELRVVKNTLLSIASRGTELSVLEDQFRGPLTVAIAHGDEVDATKTLIDFAKKNEKLQIKAAVMGGRALTAAQLAVLAELPSREVLLGQLLSVMVAAQTSLVRVLSGVPRDFVQVLNAYKEKKSSAN